The Arachis hypogaea cultivar Tifrunner chromosome 19, arahy.Tifrunner.gnm2.J5K5, whole genome shotgun sequence genome has a window encoding:
- the LOC112778445 gene encoding uncharacterized protein, protein MKTKVPKDFKAPDMTPYDGTSDPSYHLSNFRSRMYLTDASDATRCKAFPTTLTKTAIKWFDSLPLRSITSFDDLAKKFIARFSIQKDKAKHAPSLLGIKRGDREKLRNYVERFNKACLDIQNLLTEVTIMGLINGL, encoded by the coding sequence ATGAAGACaaaggtcccaaaggacttcaaagccccCGACATGACCCCATATGACGGAACATCCGATCCAAGctatcatctcagcaactttagAAGTCGGATGTACCTCACAGACGCCTCGGACGCAACTCGCTGCAAGGCCTTCCCAACCACTCTCACCAAAACAgctataaagtggttcgacagcctacccCTAAGGTCGATTACCAGCTTTGATGATCTTGCTAAGAAGTTCATAGCCAGGTTCTCCATTCAAAAAGACAAAGCCAAGCACGCTCCAAGTCTACTAGGAATCAAACGAGGAGATCGGGAGAAACTCCGAAACTATGTGGAAAGATTTAATAAAGCATGCCTTGACATACAAAATCTCCTTACAGAAGTAACAATCATGGGGCTTATCAACGGCCTGTGA